The genomic segment CCTAGGGAGTGCAGCAGTGGCATCCCATGAACCAGTCTGATGCCACATCTGTTCTCTTACCAACCACTGGCACCTGCATCCCTTATCATGCCAACAGTGCCATGCAACTGTGTTCACCCATTTTCTGTAATTATGTGGCAAATACGTTCCCTTCATCTGGAATTCTGAAGCCACTTAAAATGCAACACAGATTCCCGGTGGGTTACTAGACTCCCCTATGTAGATTCCATGAGTGTGGCTTCCAGCAATTTTTGCATGGATTCTGAAAAATCAGTATGTATTGGAAATTTATGTTCATAAGACATTTTTCATGAACACTGATAGTTTAGCAATAAGTGATTTTCACAAAGTAGATGCAAGGTTTTCAGTCACtaaatgaattcaacaaaatGTTTACTGTGCAGTACAAAGGTGATGCACACTAATATTCTCAGAGAAATTATAGTAAACTGAGTAGCTTGAATTTGGACCAAAAATGTCAGAAAAGGGgtattcaagtaaaaaaaaataaatccagtgaACTCTAATAGATGGTTTATTGGAAACCCTCATAGCACTTTTTCAAAAGAACTTGAcaggttttattttaataagacatAGTGAAGAGGAAATGGCTTAAAAGATATCATCAATCTTTTATTTAAGCACTGCCCTTCATTTTGAAGGAAATGATACAATTTCAAATCGGAACTTCCTTCTCAAGAAGTGATATAAGAATGTAACATTGATTTAACATACATATACcttcaacaaaaataaagtttatacgACTCACTGGGAAATAAAATGCATGTGGAATTTATCCTGTTTGTCAACATAATTCTTCATGAGTCACAAGTATTACAGCCAAGAACAAAGCTTAACGAAAAGCTGAATCAGTTTCTAGttactctgatttaaaaaaacatttcacaAATAAGATGTAGCTTTCCAAACAAATTCATTTGATGACCATAATCACAActagattttattctaatttataaaacaaaaaatggttaGACAAGCACATGATATTAAGTCTTCAACACAGTGGATtccattttattaagaaaaaaaaaatagaaaacaagtagtCCTTAAATTTTCTTAGCTCTCCATAGCATACGTTATACAAAATTAAAGTTTTGCTTCCAAAAATATGTTTCCATGTGGTCGTGGTGTTGTCCAGTGCTATTAGGGCCAAAGCACCAAAGACGTGAGAAGTTTAACCACTGACTTGTCATTTTTCATAAAAACTAAACATTTCCTTATAGGTCTGGAGTAAAATCTTCTAGGCATTTTAGTgctaaaagtcattttaaattaaatgtgaaataaaagctACAAAAAGTATGAGTTCTTTCAATACAAAAAGTTGTGTAGCTGAAGTTGTGGACTCCTTTGACATACAGAAGcgtttcaataaaatatttgctcaagtaagaaaatagaaatttgtcTGCTTTCATTTAGCATACGTTCCAGTCGATGTCCTGCTTATCCCTGCCAGCTTCTGAAGAACATTAGAATCgatatttctttccttcaaagAGCATCCGTAATTCACAGTACAAAACAGTTCTAAAGTCTTATTCCtaaggagaaacaaaaattattaaatatgttttttttctagTGTCAAATGTAGCCATTGCCAGGGCATTATAAACGCACTTATCCACAACACTGCCGTGTTGAGGAAAGAACCAAGAGTTGATTCATTCCCCTTTTCTGTGGCTGTTACTAATTGGTTGTTGCTTTAAGTGTTATAACCCTAAGAAAATTCCCAATAAAAATCACTGTTCTTAAGTGTCACATATTTCACACCTCTGGCATTCTGTAGAAACGCTTGCATTACATGGGAAAGCGGCATCTGAAGAGATATATTGCCTATTCTAGTTCATTTCCAAGCCTTTTATTGAAAACTTCTTCTCTAGAGGTTTTCAATATGCTACTACTGATGTGGATTTTGTAGGAGCTCTTCCTTCAAGCTGAGATCTCTTAGAGCAGTTTGCTTATAACAGTCACTGCTATACTTCAGTGTAACCGACCATACATCACTTGCCATTCTGGGACAGAGGAAGGAGACGGGTGGGGGAGTTGAAAAATGATCTGGCTAGCCCAGAGCTGGACAGTGCCATTCTATTCTTCCCTCTCACTTGTCTACACAGTGGTCATTACtactcgctgttgcccaggctggagtgcagtggtgccatcttggctgacagcaacctctgcctcccagattcaagcaattctcctgcctcaggctcccaagtagcagggattacaggcgcctgctcagcacgcccagctaattttctgtatttgtggaagagacagggtgtcaccatgttggccaggctggtctcgaactcctgacttcaggtgatccacccaccttgcctcccaaagtgctgggattaccggcatgagccactgcccccggcctacCTTCTATTTTCACTACTGTGTTAAGCACGAAAGAAAATCCAAATCGGTTAGATATAGCAGGTTCTCCTAAATGTCTTAACCCATGTTTATCTTGTTCTATTCCATGAGCGAAGAGAACACAAAGCTGCGAGAGTATTAAATATGGACACTAGATTTACATTTCCAACAAGAAATTCATCTCCCTCCACAGTCCCAGACCAGGGCTAGAATGTGGTTCATTTTTAACAATCAAAGTGGCAAGATCTGTTTGGTGATCACTCTAAAAACAGGGAACGTAGCTAATGCCCTTTCATATTGAGGTGCTACAAAGATCCAAGCTATTAAGGACTATGGCCTCAACATCCATGTGTGAAACACCTATACTAGAAAATCCTTTAAGTCTTGTTGCCTTAACTTAGAGATCTCCAGGCAACAGGCCTGAGGATAACCATGGCTGTGGACCACTCAACTATGATTCTATTCCAACTGTTAAGAATCGTATCACAAAATGACTTGTACAGAGTAGTTTATAATGACTCccgagagaggggaaaaaaaaaaagacacctcaAAATTCACTCAACTTTTGAGGCAGCAATGGCAATAGGCAGCAGAGAAGCTATGCTGCAACTCAGGGCACGTATCATTGAAGATctcacaggagtttgagacaggctggaaaaaaaaatcatactaagCAAATAGTAGTATCTCATACTAAGCAAAACCGAGTAGTATCTGCTCAGCCTGCCGCTAACATCTCACAATCACCAACTGTGCTTTAGGACTGTCACCAAAGTCAGATTCGGTGCTGACTAACCAGGTGGCATCTATGATCAGCGTTGGCCCTCTTATTTAACAAAGGGCTCCGAAGGAGGTGTTCTCCAAGCAACAAGGAGACAGCTGCAGTACAAGACTTTGCACCTTGAATTAAATCGCATCAAGTGTGGATAGCAAAAGTAGTATCTTACCATTGAAATATGTGTTCAGCCTAAGATTTTTTACCCACCACCAGAACAAAAGTGAGGGTGAGATGGATGGGCCAGTGAAGggatgggggaagaaaaaaaaaaaaatttcaggattACCACCAAAGCCTTGTTTTAAAAGGGCTCCCTTCACTATTCAGGAAAGGGAGTGGAAGGAGAGATTAACCAATTCCTGCCAGGGCAGTCCTTTTTGGCTGCTTCCACAATAGATACTTTATGGAGTGGCACAGCCAACCCTATCTGTGGCCTGCCCTGCGGATGAACACAGCCGAGCAGGTTTAATTAGATCAAAGACACAAAGGGCTATTCCCTCCTTTCATAACAACGCAGCTGTAAGTGCCTACAACAGCAGGGGAGAAACAAAGGCAGCAGAACAGAACCTTAATTGAAATCTTCTGGCTGGCCCTTGACAATGATTTACTTGTAACCTAGGAAGGGGCGGGTGGAGCAGGAGGTAGCAGGAGCCTCAGCTAAGAGCCAGCTCCAGAAGACTAATTACTTGGGGGTTGTGGAGGAGGGAGGTAGCAAAGTCTTTGTAGCCCGAGTTTGCTTAACTATTTGTTACACTTAATAGGAGACTGCTGTGGTTTTGGTCTGCTGCTCCCAGACCCCGTCATGGATTCACCAGCCCTGCGCTCCAGGAATCCCATAAAATAAATCACCCCAGCCCCGCTGGATCCAACATACAGCTCAGCTCCGCCAAAGCAGATAAGCAGCTTTCGTGCTGGTACCTCGATGGCGACTCCACAAACCCACTCTGGCCTTTGTACCAGGATTCTTCCAAGCCCAGGATAGGAAGCAATGGCAGTAATGGGTACTCCGAACTTTTCCCCAACCCCACGTGCTTAAGAATGGCCGATTATAAACCCAGATCTACCAAGGTTTAATAGCCAGGCAAGTCCACAGTCTGCCTCACCGCGGAGAGGAAGACACACTTAGGGGGCCAGAGAGAgacgccccccacccccaactaaAGCGTTTCCTACCTGCTCCCTctgtccccttcctcctcccccgtCCACAGCCGGCTGCGCATTTCACCAACTCTTTTCCAAAGGGCCCAGGAATCCCAGATGGGGCCCAGACGGTGgcaaaagagggaggaagagagggagaaagggggcAGCGGCTGCTACTGCAAACAGTTCCCCTTCGCAGCTCTGCGCTCAGCTCGCCCATCAGTGTGCCACCGCCTCTCCGTCCTCCTCCTCGGAGCTGGGCGCAGGGGGGCGCCGGGGAGGCGGCGTAGTCCGCGCCAGGTTGCCGTCGCCCTCCTCCGGCTCCGCTGGGTGCAGGTGCGTGGCGAGCTCCTGAAGCACGGCCGCGCGCCCGATCTGGTCGTTGCGTCGCTTCTCCATGATCAGGTCCTCTAGACTCTGGAACTCTAGCGTGTGGCTGCGCTGCGCCGACAGCTGAATCTGCAGCCGGTAGGGCTGCTTGCCTATGCGCAGTTCGCCGCCGATCTTGAACTCGCGCTTGCCGTAGCGGCACCAGGCGGCGAAACTCTCTGAGTTGCGCCAGCTCAGCTCGCGCTCCTTGGCGCCCACGTGCGCCAGAGCGTTGCGCACTACAGCGCTGGGGCTTAGCGGCTTGTAGCGGTACAGATCGTTGACCACGCGGCCGCGACGGCCCTGGCTGGCGTCAGTCAGGAAGCTGTTAATCACCTCCAGCCGGTGCAGGTGCACCACCTGGAAGTTACCCACATATACCGCCCAGTGCGGGTATTGAGCCTGCGACACGAACTCCACCAGGTCGCCCGGCTTGCACTTGTTGAGCAGGTTCTCCGGTGTGTAGGTACTCAGCACCGCCGAGCCCGGCGCGAAGCTCTTCTGGTAGATGCATTCATCCCGGTAGAACACGGAGCATTCCACTTCGTGCAGCCGCGGATCGTACGGCTGCGGCTGGGGCGGCGGCGGCCCGTCCCCACCGTCGGGCAAGCCGCCGCCATCTGGCCCCTGAGGCGGCGGCTGCGGCTCCATGTCCTCATCGTCATTGGAGAAAATGTAGGAGACCCCAATGCGGGGCCCGTCGTCCCGGTCCACGCCAGTCGGGTCGGCCGTGGGAACTTCCTTGTAACTTAGGTGGGTCAATTTCTCCACCTGGTTGCCCATCACGCTGCGGACACACGTTCACACCGCCGCGAGGGGAGAAAGCGAAACCACCTCTAGGGTCATTTGCACAGGTCCCCGGACAGGGGCTGAAGCCACCTGTTGGGAGAGGAAGGCAAGAAAGCCATGTAGGAGCCCCTCCGTGAAAAGGGCGTTTTATTCCGAAAAAGAACCGGTGGGGGCTCAGCACCTGGAGCCATTTTAGGGGGAGTTTCGGATGTAGCGAGCTTTCCCTCGTTTCTCCACCTCTAAGGTCACGGTCACAGGAGACTGGGCAACTCCAGTtctccctgtccccagccctTCGCCTAGCCCTGGCAAAACCCATTGCATCAGCAGCTTCTACAGCTTCCGCCTGCGCCCTACCTGCCAAGCTTGgacaggaagagggaaggaaagagaaacttTACTCCAATCCCCCCTCCTCTGCTAACTTCCCCTCCCACCCTCGGGCCCTAACTAGCCCCTGGGACGCCTCCTCCCCACCAACGCATCCATCCCCAGAGGAACAAGCGAGGATCTCAGAGCGCGACCTGGGCAGGTGAGTCACCCTACCTGGCTCACCGGCAGCGCTACCTCCTCCCGGCTCGCCCGCCCTTCCCCCGCGCCCGCCCTCAGGCTCGGGTTACCTGCGCAAACTCACCCGCGGAGAGGTGGAGGCCGTGGGGCCTGGGGAAGGGCTCCCTGCCGCGCCCCAAGACTTCTAGGGCGAGTTTGAAGGTGTAGCCTCCGCAGTCCCTCCTCTCCTGGCGCgggcggcagcgaggctgggcAGAGGGCAGCGCAGCGGGTAGACTGGGGGCATGTCTTTCCCCAGCGGCTGCGTAGCGCCCCGATACTTGAAGGCGGGGGGCAATCCCTGTTCACACCGCGCCTCCTCCCGCCAGCTGGGGCTGCTGCACCTCCTCAGCCAGTTCTCAGGGGAGGTGGGGCGCGCGGAAGGAGAAGACTGCAGCCTCGCAGCCGGGCGGCAACAGCTCCTGCTCGGGCCGGGCGAGCAACAAGCACCGGAGCGGGAGGGACGGGATTGTAGATCCGGCTCCCGGCTCCCGGGCGGGAGTGCAGCCCGTGGCATTTAAAGAGACAGGCGCTCACTCCCCGAGCTCGGGTCTTTTTCACATTGCGCCGAGCCGCCGGGATtcccgccccccgccccgcccatTCAGGCCGCGGGGCTCCGCCTGGCCACGCCCCCGCGCCGGAGCGGGTTTAAATCCCCCGGTAAATAATCCACCCGCTGGCTAGGGTTGGCGCTGTGAGCTCCGCTTGCTTTCCGGGAGAAGTTAGAAGGCAAACACAACTTGCCAGTGTGGaaatgagaaagggaaggagagt from the Papio anubis isolate 15944 chromosome 8, Panubis1.0, whole genome shotgun sequence genome contains:
- the LRATD2 gene encoding protein LRATD2, with protein sequence MGNQVEKLTHLSYKEVPTADPTGVDRDDGPRIGVSYIFSNDDEDMEPQPPPQGPDGGGLPDGGDGPPPPQPQPYDPRLHEVECSVFYRDECIYQKSFAPGSAVLSTYTPENLLNKCKPGDLVEFVSQAQYPHWAVYVGNFQVVHLHRLEVINSFLTDASQGRRGRVVNDLYRYKPLSPSAVVRNALAHVGAKERELSWRNSESFAAWCRYGKREFKIGGELRIGKQPYRLQIQLSAQRSHTLEFQSLEDLIMEKRRNDQIGRAAVLQELATHLHPAEPEEGDGNLARTTPPPRRPPAPSSEEEDGEAVAH